Within the Miscanthus floridulus cultivar M001 chromosome 2, ASM1932011v1, whole genome shotgun sequence genome, the region ACTCCTCATTCCCACCCCAGTTTAAAAAATCTCGTTTGACGAAAGGTTGGCAGCAAACATGGCCAAGCGAGCCCCTTGGACGTGAGTAACTCTGGTTGCGGGTGCGGACTGCAGAGGGGCTGCTCGATGCTCAGCGCGTGGTGAGTTCCCGGTTTGTATCCTGCCAACATGAGTGACGACACGCGCTGCGACCGCGGCCGCAGTCGTGGGCTCGGTGGCCGGAGTGAAGGCATGAGAAGCACCGGAAACGGTGACAACATGTTGCAGCCCGATGGCCGCGGCCCGCCGGCAAGGCACACGAGAAATTTTGATACTTGTTCAGGACACGCGTGCTTATTTATAtttgaaggccttctccaaacTGTTTTTGCTCTCTTCCTCTAAAATGAGCCGGAAGCGGTTCGGGTTCTATGGGATACCGTGGTATGGACTCAGAGCCTCCCAAATAGTGGGCTGCCGGTGCCATCTCTCTGAAGATTGTCTTGTCTTCATGAtcacctgttcgcttgaacttatcagccagcttatcagctagaatctataatatttttctctcacaataaatcagcttcagtcggctttaataccagccgaacatgccAGAAGTGGGCCGATGTACTGTCGGTCAGGATGTTTTGTTGTGTATATAAGAGTACAAACTGAAGATCACTGAAAGATTTTTGGCAGTTATGGTTCAAAAGAAAGTCTCAAACCTGTCTCAAGCTTCAGTAGGGTATTAGGTTTACTCTAATTCTAATTTTGAATATGGTCCGATGGAGATCAAGAAAGTTTATTCTACAACACAAATTACTAGCACCTGCAGATGGGAGAAGTTGACGACTGATGATTAGTAGTACGTAGCTACAGCGGGACGAAAATCACATCCCGGCCGAGCATGAGGACGACGACGGCCGGGGTGCTCATGCCGATGGCGATGACGACGTAGGCGGGCCACCGTGATTTGTGTGGTACGGTGATGTAGACTGATGCCATGAGCGAGACGAGCATGCCCAGACCAGCGATCACAGTGAGCCTGTGGCCCCACAGGAGCTGGTCAATCTTGAACTTGATGGGATCTTTCCATGCCCAGATGAAGCAGTAGACAACAACAATGGCGCTGCACATGGCGATGGTGTTGGAGATGATGAAGATCTTGAAGGCGGTGTCGTGGCCGTGGATGGCGATGCCGCTGTCCTGGTAATAGCCGCCGGGCATGGTGAAGGTGGCGGCGAACGTGACGGTGGCGATGAGGGTGGCCACGAGGATGTAGGTCTCGACGCTGCGCTCGAAGTACTTGTGGCTGGAGGTCCTGCTGTCGCCGGAGAAGGTGACGGGTGGCAGCTGCTGCTTGGGGCACCTCTTGGACTCCTGGCGCTTCAGCTGCTTCCAGAGGTACATCTCGTGGGCATCAGTCTCGCCGGTGTGTAGCTTCTCCTCGACGAGGCTGCGCGCCGTCTGGTCGTCTTTGTCGCGGATGCCGGGGTCTACGCGGCTGTCATTGAGAAGCATCAGCGCGGAGTGGACGCGGCTCATCTTGGCGGCGAGGTGCAGAGGCGTGTCGCCGTTGTTGTCGGCGCGGTTGAGCAGCTCCGCGGGACGGACGCGGCGGAGCAGGCACCTGAGCGCGTTCGCCTTGCCGTTGACGACGGAGGCGTGGAAGGCGTTGCGGCCATAGATGTCCGCcatctcggacacgtccgggcAGTGCCGGAGCAGCGCCTTGATGGCATCCGTCGAGCCGTACTGCGCGGCGACGTGCAGCGGGGACAAGCTCATGTGGTTGCGCTTGTAGGCCAGCTCCGTCCGCTTCTTGAGCAGCATCTCCACCGCCCTCTGGTGGTCCTTCTGCGCCGCGTAGTGCAGGGCGTTGTTGCCATCGGAGTCGGTGAGGTCGATCAGATCAGGCCTCTTCTCCAGCAGGATCTCCACGATCCCTGCCATTTTTGTGAACAATTATTGATGCGGGCACGACTGTACGGGAGAACCGGAGAAGAGAGAAATGTAGCAGTGCTCTGCATTTGAAAGTTTTGCCAGTGTTTACGGTGATGGGTGCCTAGCACGGCCTGGTGCAGAGCCGTTCCGCTGGGGGAGATGGAGGGAAAGAACTCCGGGCCGACCCAGGGGGAGTCGACGATCTTCTGGACGACTTGGACGAGGCCCTCGCGGTCGGCCATGTGCAGCGGGGACTCCATCCGCTCGTTGAGGTCGTGGCCGCGGTTGGGGTCGGCGTCCAGCAGAGCCACCGCCACGGCGCCCCTGCGTTGCTGCACCGCCTCGTGCAGCGCGGTGTTGCCCGCCTTGTTGGTCATGATCAGAGGGCTCTTCATGTCCTGCGGCCACTCCAGGGCAAGGCTGACGAGCAGCCTGGCCACCGCCAGATTGCCCGCCAGGTGCAGCGGGGTGTCGCCGTCGTCGTTCCGGGTGACGAGCAGCTCCTCGCTCTCGGCGAGGACCTTGCGGGCGAACTTGGGGTGGCCGTGCAAGGCGGCCAGGTGGAGCGCCGTGTTGTTCTGCGGCGTCTTGGAGTTGAGGATCTTGACGTCGTTCACCACCAGCTTCCTCAGGATCCCCACGCATCCTTGCGTCGCGGCCTTGTACAAGGCGGGATCCATGCCGCCTTTCGCTTccgtccccccccccccggaGTTCTAAGTTCGATCCGTCGCTTGCACTTTGGACTTCGACCAGCATGACACTGTTTTGTACATATACAAGTATATATCGTTTACTTGGCAAAGCAACGTTGGCATATATTCCATTTCTCGTCCTTGTACTGCAATACTGCTGGCGCATGTGAATGCAAGCTCAAGTGCTCAAGACAAAGGCTTGGTATCTGTACTCTCCGCTTCAGGTATAGTAGTTCGCGGATCTTGGCAAACTCAGCAGACCCGAACAAATGTTGAAGTCACTCTACATCCTCTACACGAGAAATTTCGATATTTGACCtgggtccagtttagtttgcaaaatttttcacattccccgtcacatcgaatctttggacgcatgcatgaagcattaaatataaataaaaaataaaattaattacacagtttagacgaaatccacgagacgaatcttttaagtctaattagactacgatcggacactatttaccaaataacaacgaaaacactacagtagccattttgcaaaattttttgcatctaaacaaggccctgaaAACGTGCCCATTTTGCGGATGGACCAGAGGTCTAGTGGCCAGCTCTCAAGGGTGGGAAGCAGCCGTCGGGGGTTCGAACCAAAGTGacgcttttcaaaaaaaaaatgcgcGTATTTCTACATTTAAAATTTAATCATTAATTATGACGGTACGGAATAccgtacggatatttttcgaccgtattcgaaaccgaatccgtttagaggggttgaggtaTCCGAgcccggatatccaacatccgataccgtatccgtatccgaatactcaaatcatatatttatgatgtcgatatccaatcgtatcctatccgacatgaatctgaatccggacagaaatatgaaaacaaatgtaatatcggtgatatccgtccgtatccgatctgagcccggatatccaacatccgatactgtatccgtatccgaatactcaaatcgcatatttatgatgtcgatatccaatcgtatcctatccgacatgaatccgaattcggacagaaatatgaaaacaaatgtaatatcggtgatatccgttcgtatccaatccgttttcatccctaatcatGAGTATACGAATTCTTTTGATCCGAGGATTTCtctcattttctatttttcaatACTCTCCTCTTTAATTAGACCACGGGGAAAAAATACCCCTacacctagggatgaaaacggtacggatattttccgaccgtattcgaaaccgaatccgtttagaggggttgagatctgtccgtatccgagtctgaatatccaacatctgataccgtatccgtatccgaatactcaaatcgcatatttatgatgtcgatatccagtcgtatcctatccgacatagttgacactatccgtattcgaatccgaatccggacagaaatatgaaaacaaatgtaatatcggtgatatccgtccgtatccgatccattttcatctcTACCTACACCTATAATCCCATCCATCCAATGACTGCGGAGGCGACGTCCGGTAAGCCAGAAGAAAAATGCTCTCAACATGTTTTTTCAGCTtttaggtcttgtttagatgccatccaaattctaagttttttcactctttcttcatcacatcaatttttagccgcttgcatggagtattaaatgtaggtaaaaaaataactaattacacagtttagttggaaataacgagatgaatcttttgagcctagttggtccacgattggacaatatttgccaaataagacgaaaatggtactattcatcaggttcaaaaaaaaaattttacAAAGTGAACAAGGTCTTAGTTCATTTTCTCATAAGTCAACTTTCCGGATTTTCAAAAGCCAACTCAACAGCTGAGATGTTTGTTTCAGCTGCTCGCTTTTGGTTAGTAGAAGCCAAATAAACAAGCCCTTACTACTTATTTTCTGTCAGATAAATTTTGAAATTTTAGGAAGTCAATAATCTCTTAGTACATGACTGGTATTGATTTCGGCCAACTAACGAGTCTAGCTTGGGACATAAAGATAGGTCCACCCTGTTGGAGGGCCATATCTCCCGAGTGCAGGAACCCAAAATGTCAACTTGCTTCGTTTGAAAGGATTTCCAAAATGGTGGGTTGGCGGCATCGCGAAGCCACCTTCCGAAGTACTTCGGGGTGGGGCCAAAAACGCATCACCGCTGGCTTCCGAAAGAGGTACATGAAGATACTATCGGCCGATCTGAGATCATATCCCGTCGGGAAGGCACACCTCAAGTGCCAACATAGAACTTGTTCGCTTGTTTTATAATTCGTATTTTTTAGCTggttttttcaaccggaacagtatttttctttcgcaataaatcagccgaaacagtggtttaacttattttttcagcgaaacgaacggggccatatTCGTCAGGGACGACCCTTCGGaacttggaaggcacacaaaaggAAGAGAGTTACCGCTAGGCTAGGAAAGCAAATCCTATTTGAATTCTTGTTTAGATTTGTACTCAGAGCTAGGATATATGGAATATGCCTAGAATCTAGCTCTTGAGTGAGGTCATCTCAGTCCGCCAATTGTAACATTGGCAGTGCTTCGTCGGAATGAAGGGGGCACACTAAACTTTATTGAGTcaccatttttttttgaaacattggCAGGAGCGCTGCCATATCATATAAGGACGGAGCAAACACAAGTTTTACATTGTTTTATTACATGAATAACTAACACCGCAAACACATATTAAGGATGAGCCACTTCATTATGGAACTTCTGGCCACCCGCACGCACGCTTCATTAGCCCCAATTCTTCCTTGATTAAACCCAGGACTTGCACAGGTGATCTCACTTCTTCCTGGAAAGTCCTTCCATTGCCAACTCTTGAATTTAGGAGGCCTGAAAGGTTCCTGACGATCAATCAGTCTCGTATGTGGAGCGAGCTGCAAATGAAATATGCGGCCGGTTCACCATGAAGGAACATAAGGCCAAGGTTTCCACCCTTGGAGCAAAACGCTGATTTAACCAAGTGTTCGATGTTATTGGCATCATTTATTGCTTGTTTGATGCTATTGGGATCATCTCCGGAAGGAGGATACAGTGCTTATTGCTTACATTGCCCATGGATCATCCACCAATTAGAGAGAGCAACGAGAAGAGAGATGGAGGAGAGGGTGCTTAGTAAGAAGCAGAGCTCACTTAGGAGCGGGTTAAGAATTTGCAAGACGAGGCAGATTCTGGCATTGCGGCGCGTGATCAGACGGAGAAGAAATTGATCTGGGCTCTGTAGCAAGGTCAGAGAAGATCGGAAGGTGCGCTGGACGGCTCCTGCATCGTTTACACTTGGCAGGCTTCATGTTGGGCATATGCCTAGGTAATAGAACTGTCAACTGCAGGCCATTTTCGAAGCCCATCTCCCATAGTTGTAGGATGTCCGCTGTTGTCTCGTAAAGCCAATGAATGGTGTACCCGGTactctctccatttcaaattataggtTGTTCTGGGGAACCGGGGGAGTAATTACAAGCGCGGCAATGGTTTATCACTTGCATTTTTTTCACGACCGGTGTCGTAGCACGTTTTTCATTAAACAAAAGCAGAGTTTTGTTACAGTGCACACCGATTCATGGTAATCCCACGATTGCCGAGGCCCAAACGCCAATAACGCACGAGGTTGTAATTACACAGGATGCATTGTTTCATGGTTTTGTCTCTTGCATTGTTTTGCATTGTCTCTCAAGGTGCCTGCATATGCAATCCCATAAAAAGCTACAGTCTGTATTCAATATCCCTGTTCTGTTGTCCTGTCTTCTTTGTGTATGATTCGTTGAAGTTAGGCTAGCAAAAGGATAATAAGTTGATGGCATCATCATGCTTTAGGAGGAGAGCTGGAATATATCCAGTACGTATACCAAACTTGGTCCATGTGGGCTAAGCAAGCATTCGGATGCAGCAGGAAGAGGAGAACTGGAATATACCAAGGTCGATTTTGCAAGTAACTAGTTCTTTTGATGCTACCAAAGCTGCAAGCACAGCCTAGTTCGCTGGAAAGTTCAAAGTGCAAGCAAGTATACATCTTATCATGTCGTATATTGTACTGCCGTCCTAATCCTTAGGGTACCCTGTCATCAGGCTGCAACATTCCTGTCCACCAACTGAACTACTTTTGCCCACCTAGCTCCTATATCGTTCTTGTACTGAAATTGATGTACTGAGATTAGATTGACAGCAGAGCCTGCAACTAGAAACGCTCTGTTCGATCAGCAGTTGCAAGCCATGGATAGCGAGAGACGCATGAATCCGGCGTTGTACAAGGCGGCGACGCAGGGGAAAGTGTCGAGCCTGAAGCAGCTGGTGGATCCGGAGGACCCCAGTGTCCTCAGCGCCACGACGCCCCAGCTGAACACGGCGCTCCACCTCGCCGCGTTGCACGGCCACGCCGAGTTCGCCGGCGAGGTCCTGGACATGAACGAGGAGCTGCTCGTCGCCCGGAACGACGACGGCGACACCCCGCTGCACCTGGCGGCCAAGGCGGGCAAGCTGGAGGTGGCCAGGCTGCTCGTCAACCGCGCCCTGACGTGGCCGCAGGACAAGAAGAGCCCTCTGATCATGACCAACAAGCCCGGCAACACCGCGCTGCACGAGGCGGTGCGGTACCGCAGGGGCGCCGTGGCGGTGGTTCTGCTGGACGCCGACCCCAACCGCGGCCACGACCTCAACGAGCGGATGGAGTCCCCGCTGGACATGGCCGCCCGCGAGGGCCTCGTCCAAGTAGTCCAGAAGATCGTCAACTCCCCCTGGGTCGGCCAGGAGTTCTTGCCCTCCATCTACCTCAGCGGCACGGCTCTGCACCAGGCCGTGCTGGGCGCCCATCACCGTAAGCGCTACATGATTCTGTTCTCTCTTCTCCCGTACATAGTCGTGCCGCATCAACAATTGCGTGTTCACAAAAATTCCATATAATTGCATGCGCGCGCACGTACGCACAGGGATCGTGGAGATCCTGCTGGACAAGAGGCCTGATCTGATCGACCTCACCGACTCCGACGGCAACAACGCCCTGCACTACGCGGCGCAGAAGGACCACCAGAGAGCTGTGGAGATGCTGCTCAAGGAGCGGACGGAGCTGGCCTACAAGCGCAACCACATGAGCATGTCGCCGCTGCACGTCGCCGCGCAGTACGGCTCGACGGATACCATCAAGGCGCTGCTCCGGCACTgcccggacgtgtccgagatgGCGGACATCTATGGCCGCAACGCCTTCCACGCCTCCGTCGTCAACGGCAAGGCGAACGCGCTCAGATGCCTGCTCCGCCGCGTCCGTCCCGCGGAGCTGCTCAACCGCGCCGACAACAACGGCGACACGCCTCTGCACCTCGCCGCCAAGATGAGCCGCGTCCACTCTGCGCTGATGCTTCTCAATGACAGCCGCGTAGACCCCGGCATCCGCGACAAAGACGACCAGACGGCGCGCAGCCTCGTCGAGAAGAAGCTGCACACCGGCGAGATGGACGCCTACGAGATGTACCTCTGGAAGCAGCTCAGGTACCAGGAGTCCAAGAGGTGCCGCAAGCAGCAGCTGCCGCCTCTCGCCACCTACCCCAGCCGCAGGGGCAATGACAAGTACTTCGAGCGCATCGTCGAGACCTACATCCTCGTCGCCACCCTCATCGCCACCGTCACCTTCGCCGCCACCTTCACCATGCCCGGCGGCTATAACCAGACCACCGGCATCGCCCTTCAGGGACACCACGTCGCGTTCCAGATCTTCGTCGTCTCCAACACCATCGCCATGTGCAGCtccatcgtcgtcgtcttctGCTTCATCTGGGCCTGGCAGGACCCCGTCAGGTTCAAGGTGGACCAGCTCTTGTGGGGTCACAGGCTCACCGTCATCGCCTGCCTCGGCATGCTCGTCTCGCTCATGACCGCCGTCTATATCACCGTGGAACCCGTATCACGGTGGCCGGCCTACGTTGTCATCGCCATCGGCACCAGCACTCCGGCTGTCGTCTTCCTCATGCTGGGCAGGGAAGTGATCTTCGTGCCGCTGTAATTGACTGCACGGCTTGTAATTCTACAAACCATATTGTGTATTATTTTGACCAGTTACCATGTGCGTGCAGTAGTTACGGCAGATATACGGTCACAGTGAAAAAATTTCAGTAACAACAATTCATCTATGATTGAATATTGAACATTGAAAGTTC harbors:
- the LOC136519010 gene encoding protein ACCELERATED CELL DEATH 6-like — encoded protein: MDPALYKAATQGCVGILRKLVVNDVKILNSKTPQNNTALHLAALHGHPKFARKVLAESEELLVTRNDDGDTPLHLAGNLAVARLLVSLALEWPQDMKSPLIMTNKAGNTALHEAVQQRRGAVAVALLDADPNRGHDLNERMESPLHMADREGLVQVVQKIVDSPWVGPEFFPSISPSGTALHQAVLGTHHRIVEILLEKRPDLIDLTDSDGNNALHYAAQKDHQRAVEMLLKKRTELAYKRNHMSLSPLHVAAQYGSTDAIKALLRHCPDVSEMADIYGRNAFHASVVNGKANALRCLLRRVRPAELLNRADNNGDTPLHLAAKMSRVHSALMLLNDSRVDPGIRDKDDQTARSLVEEKLHTGETDAHEMYLWKQLKRQESKRCPKQQLPPVTFSGDSRTSSHKYFERSVETYILVATLIATVTFAATFTMPGGYYQDSGIAIHGHDTAFKIFIISNTIAMCSAIVVVYCFIWAWKDPIKFKIDQLLWGHRLTVIAGLGMLVSLMASVYITVPHKSRWPAYVVIAIGMSTPAVVVLMLGRDVIFVPL
- the LOC136518994 gene encoding protein ACCELERATED CELL DEATH 6-like; translated protein: MDSERRMNPALYKAATQGKVSSLKQLVDPEDPSVLSATTPQLNTALHLAALHGHAEFAGEVLDMNEELLVARNDDGDTPLHLAAKAGKLEVARLLVNRALTWPQDKKSPLIMTNKPGNTALHEAVRYRRGAVAVVLLDADPNRGHDLNERMESPLDMAAREGLVQVVQKIVNSPWVGQEFLPSIYLSGTALHQAVLGAHHRIVEILLDKRPDLIDLTDSDGNNALHYAAQKDHQRAVEMLLKERTELAYKRNHMSMSPLHVAAQYGSTDTIKALLRHCPDVSEMADIYGRNAFHASVVNGKANALRCLLRRVRPAELLNRADNNGDTPLHLAAKMSRVHSALMLLNDSRVDPGIRDKDDQTARSLVEKKLHTGEMDAYEMYLWKQLRYQESKRCRKQQLPPLATYPSRRGNDKYFERIVETYILVATLIATVTFAATFTMPGGYNQTTGIALQGHHVAFQIFVVSNTIAMCSSIVVVFCFIWAWQDPVRFKVDQLLWGHRLTVIACLGMLVSLMTAVYITVEPVSRWPAYVVIAIGTSTPAVVFLMLGREVIFVPL